One window of uncultured Methanoregula sp. genomic DNA carries:
- a CDS encoding TIGR00341 family protein produces MDPSSPPDPRPSEPRQVFLLQEMLDLAPRADVLDSQLLTLTVLAGLVALGGLFLNSVAVIIGAMVISPLLEPIYAGTVFLANGSMRKFLQHVKVLAVLVVALILVSALVTAVLACFITLPITPEILSRLEYPEISALLAILLGITAIIAHKRGFVTAVIGVGISVALVPPAVVTGITMAIMPLRIFDALALLLNNIFGLFAGMLVAILVLNIGSRDAKKLKLARTNVVLMALIVSGLLTVVFFLLRILHHAS; encoded by the coding sequence ATGGACCCGTCTTCCCCTCCGGATCCGCGGCCTTCCGAACCCCGCCAGGTTTTCCTGTTGCAGGAGATGCTGGACCTTGCCCCACGGGCAGATGTCCTTGATTCCCAGCTTCTGACCCTGACCGTTCTTGCGGGACTCGTTGCACTCGGGGGTCTCTTCCTCAACAGCGTGGCCGTGATTATCGGCGCGATGGTAATTTCCCCCCTGCTGGAGCCCATCTATGCCGGTACCGTTTTTCTGGCAAACGGAAGCATGAGGAAATTCTTACAGCACGTGAAAGTGCTGGCGGTCCTGGTCGTGGCTTTGATCCTGGTATCCGCGCTTGTCACGGCCGTTCTTGCCTGTTTCATAACGTTACCAATAACTCCGGAAATACTTTCCCGGCTGGAATACCCGGAGATCTCTGCACTTCTGGCAATTCTCCTTGGGATCACCGCCATTATTGCACACAAGAGAGGCTTTGTTACTGCGGTGATCGGTGTCGGGATATCGGTAGCCCTCGTACCTCCGGCAGTCGTAACCGGCATAACCATGGCAATTATGCCATTGCGGATTTTCGATGCGCTTGCGCTTTTATTAAACAATATTTTCGGCCTCTTTGCCGGTATGCTGGTTGCAATCCTTGTTCTTAATATTGGATCCCGTGATGCAAAGAAACTGAAACTGGCCCGGACAAACGTGGTCCTGATGGCTTTGATCGTTTCAGGACTGCTCACGGTCGTTTTTTTCCTCCTCAGGATATTGCATCACGCATCATGA
- a CDS encoding universal stress protein — MFEKILFPTDFSEFAQRMIGCIPEIPGVKEVILLHIIDATEYSIHGWTHEPELENARLLMEEKKTYLETMGLKATTYVEAITSGTLFRRILEIAEREKVSLVIMGTHQKTTFDTLVHGSVSYDLLHHMNSHVIIMRQNIPRCPGGKTREETCPHFFSKVLVPVDFTEVSRQMIAFIRKTKGIGELVLQHIVTEGESGREIEQNITHAQEELAKIKKDLERVGFKVTTHVRVRNPVENIVSLAEEEEVSLILMCAHKKNWISEFLQGSTTFSVVRTAKKPVLVLQVE, encoded by the coding sequence ATGTTCGAAAAAATACTATTCCCAACTGATTTTTCGGAGTTCGCACAGCGGATGATCGGTTGCATCCCGGAGATACCCGGTGTTAAAGAGGTAATCCTGCTTCATATCATCGATGCAACGGAATATTCCATCCATGGCTGGACACATGAGCCGGAACTCGAAAATGCCCGGCTCCTCATGGAAGAGAAAAAAACGTACCTGGAAACGATGGGACTGAAAGCGACAACATATGTCGAAGCGATTACCAGCGGAACATTATTTCGGAGGATCCTCGAAATCGCAGAACGGGAAAAGGTCTCGCTCGTCATTATGGGAACGCACCAGAAAACCACTTTCGATACCCTCGTGCACGGAAGCGTGTCGTACGATCTCCTGCATCACATGAACTCCCACGTCATTATTATGCGGCAGAACATCCCTAGGTGTCCCGGGGGAAAAACCCGCGAAGAGACCTGTCCGCACTTTTTCTCAAAAGTACTGGTACCGGTTGATTTTACCGAAGTCTCCCGGCAGATGATTGCATTTATCCGTAAAACCAAAGGTATCGGCGAACTGGTCCTCCAGCATATCGTTACGGAAGGAGAAAGCGGGCGGGAAATAGAGCAGAATATTACGCATGCGCAAGAGGAACTCGCGAAGATCAAAAAAGACCTGGAACGCGTTGGATTTAAAGTAACAACCCATGTCCGGGTCCGTAATCCCGTTGAGAACATCGTATCCCTTGCAGAAGAGGAAGAGGTGTCGCTGATCCTCATGTGCGCTCACAAAAAGAACTGGATCTCTGAATTCCTGCAAGGCAGTACAACCTTTTCAGTTGTACGGACCGCAAAGAAACCTGTACTGGTCCTGCAGGTGGAATAA
- a CDS encoding chloride channel protein yields MSFLLSDYTPTKRTVVIALVVGVIAGIGSLLFYEGLKWGTAFFMGYLLQYVYPREGQSVAQISQWSEPHSLLLLIPILIFGSLLTGILVTRYAPEAEGHGTDAAIKAFHGDGRIRKRIPVLKAVTAILTISTGGSAGREGPAAQISAGFGSLVADMLGLSPRERRIALTTGIGAGIGTIFKAPLGGAVLAAEVLYTRDFESDAIIPAFLASVIGYAIFGFFEGYDPIFVLGSLSWTVWQIPLFLLLGVLCAAFGILYIFVFYWTRDKWTVVFRRYNLPMYLKPVSGALLLGALVIALSLISPEGEMLGLAGMGTGYGYTQLMIYSMVPITVLLLLPFVKILTTSFTLSSGGSGGVFAPGLTIGAAIGGALGIILHLLAPTYVPMETVPVFVVVGMISLFGAVANAPIAVLIMVVEMVGSITILIPAMAAVAVSHLLTGEKTIFRQQVPTKAQSGAHRGEYDQKRLEQIFVRDVMISRSAVITLSPAEEPAKVLELVTTTGHTGFPVVEDGRLVGIITNRDSRVTRTGEKSCLTIRQVMTPSPFVIHPEDTLEKALAMMVGHNFNHLPVVEAGSPDLLAGYITRTDILRAYARVSQGATCGKTENGSGD; encoded by the coding sequence ATGTCTTTTCTCCTGTCAGACTATACCCCGACAAAACGAACCGTCGTCATTGCTCTAGTTGTCGGGGTCATTGCCGGTATCGGGTCCCTGCTTTTTTACGAGGGCCTGAAATGGGGAACGGCATTTTTCATGGGATATCTCCTGCAGTATGTGTATCCCCGGGAAGGGCAGAGCGTGGCCCAGATCAGCCAGTGGTCCGAACCCCATTCACTGCTCCTCTTGATTCCGATTCTTATTTTCGGTAGTCTCCTGACCGGTATTCTGGTCACACGGTATGCTCCGGAAGCGGAAGGCCATGGTACTGATGCAGCGATTAAAGCGTTCCACGGTGATGGCAGGATACGGAAACGAATCCCGGTCCTTAAAGCAGTCACGGCTATCCTCACCATCTCGACCGGGGGAAGTGCGGGAAGGGAGGGGCCGGCTGCCCAGATCTCGGCGGGTTTCGGATCCCTGGTTGCGGATATGCTCGGTCTCAGCCCACGGGAGAGAAGGATTGCCTTAACGACCGGTATCGGCGCGGGGATCGGGACGATATTCAAAGCGCCTCTCGGTGGTGCGGTTCTCGCGGCGGAAGTCCTCTATACCCGCGACTTCGAATCCGACGCCATCATCCCGGCATTCCTTGCTTCGGTGATCGGGTACGCGATCTTCGGCTTCTTCGAAGGCTATGACCCAATATTTGTACTCGGGTCCCTCTCGTGGACGGTCTGGCAGATCCCCCTGTTCCTCCTGCTTGGTGTCCTGTGCGCAGCGTTCGGGATTCTCTATATCTTTGTCTTTTACTGGACCCGGGACAAGTGGACGGTCGTCTTCCGGCGGTATAATCTCCCGATGTACCTGAAACCGGTATCCGGGGCTCTCCTTCTCGGTGCGCTGGTGATTGCACTCTCCCTGATATCCCCGGAGGGAGAGATGCTCGGTCTTGCGGGCATGGGTACCGGCTATGGCTATACCCAGCTCATGATTTATTCCATGGTCCCGATCACCGTCCTCCTGCTCCTGCCGTTTGTCAAGATCCTGACAACCTCTTTTACCCTCAGTTCGGGAGGAAGCGGAGGTGTCTTTGCACCGGGGCTTACTATTGGTGCTGCCATCGGGGGAGCACTCGGGATAATCCTTCACCTGCTTGCTCCCACATATGTCCCGATGGAGACCGTGCCGGTGTTCGTTGTTGTCGGGATGATCTCCCTCTTCGGGGCTGTTGCAAATGCCCCGATCGCGGTATTGATCATGGTCGTTGAGATGGTCGGGAGCATCACGATCCTGATACCGGCAATGGCCGCAGTTGCTGTCTCGCACCTGCTTACGGGGGAAAAAACCATCTTCCGGCAACAGGTGCCGACAAAGGCGCAGTCCGGCGCCCATCGCGGGGAATATGACCAGAAACGACTTGAACAGATTTTTGTCCGGGACGTGATGATCTCCCGCAGCGCGGTCATCACGCTCTCTCCCGCTGAAGAGCCTGCAAAAGTTCTCGAACTCGTAACAACTACGGGGCATACCGGTTTTCCGGTTGTTGAAGATGGCCGGCTCGTGGGAATCATAACCAACCGGGATTCACGGGTTACCCGTACAGGAGAGAAGTCCTGTCTGACCATTCGCCAGGTAATGACGCCATCACCATTCGTGATTCACCCGGAAGATACTCTTGAAAAAGCCCTAGCGATGATGGTTGGCCATAATTTCAACCACCTGCCGGTTGTCGAAGCAGGATCGCCGGATCTGCTGGCGGGTTATATCACGCGAACCGATATCCTGAGGGCGTATGCCCGGGTGAGCCAGGGGGCAACCTGCGGGAAAACGGAAAATGGTTCCGGCGATTAG
- a CDS encoding RNB domain-containing ribonuclease yields the protein MKNHRRHLPDVDLRTIAWHAMEKYGFEPRFPPQVIDDVNAMQERNFSEIPGDIRDLRTLLWSSIDNHDSQDLDQLEYVERTPEGAILVRVAIADVDSYVRKNSPTDEYAAHNGTTVYTGIITFPMLPSRLSYGITSLLQEKDRMAVVIEFLVHPEGRFSPGEVYRALVRNEAKLVYESVGAWLEGSGPLPKGVQETPGLEEQLHIQNEATQLLRKFRRDQGALEFETIEPEMIIEGGEVRGLIALTPNPARALIEEFMVAANGTMVAWLGAAGVPMIQRVVKTPKNWAGIILTAAMHGVTLPETPDAKALAKFLIQKKFADPLHFPDLSLTVIKLMGAGEYMMLEPGATPAGHFALAIVDYTHATAPNRRYVDIINQRQVKAILMGKPGPYSSTELFDRAIWLTDREKASKKVKRFMRKSAAAVLLEDSIGKTFDALVTGAADKGTYVRLLVPPAEGRVMKGEHGLQVGQKVRVRLIKTDPYNGFIDFECISREKMI from the coding sequence ATGAAAAATCATCGCAGGCATCTCCCGGATGTAGATCTCAGAACCATTGCGTGGCATGCAATGGAAAAATACGGGTTTGAACCCCGGTTCCCTCCACAGGTAATCGATGATGTCAATGCAATGCAGGAACGGAATTTTTCTGAAATCCCCGGGGATATACGCGATCTCCGCACGCTCCTGTGGTCATCGATAGACAACCACGATTCACAGGATCTCGATCAGCTGGAATATGTTGAGCGTACTCCGGAAGGCGCGATTCTGGTAAGGGTTGCCATAGCTGACGTCGATTCGTATGTCCGGAAAAATTCCCCCACCGATGAATATGCCGCCCATAACGGCACCACCGTTTATACCGGTATCATCACCTTTCCCATGCTGCCTTCACGGTTGTCCTATGGGATCACCTCTCTCCTGCAGGAAAAAGACCGGATGGCCGTTGTCATTGAGTTTCTTGTCCACCCCGAAGGGAGGTTCTCTCCCGGGGAGGTATACCGGGCGCTGGTCCGCAACGAGGCAAAACTCGTGTATGAAAGTGTAGGCGCATGGCTGGAAGGTTCAGGCCCCCTGCCAAAAGGAGTACAGGAGACTCCGGGACTGGAAGAACAACTGCACATCCAGAACGAGGCAACACAACTTCTGCGTAAATTCCGGCGTGACCAGGGAGCGCTTGAGTTTGAGACTATTGAGCCCGAAATGATTATTGAGGGCGGAGAAGTCCGAGGATTAATTGCCCTGACCCCAAACCCGGCAAGGGCCCTGATCGAGGAGTTTATGGTTGCGGCAAACGGGACGATGGTAGCCTGGCTGGGAGCTGCCGGAGTGCCGATGATCCAGCGGGTCGTAAAAACGCCCAAAAACTGGGCCGGCATTATCCTTACCGCTGCTATGCACGGCGTTACCCTGCCGGAAACGCCGGATGCAAAAGCGCTTGCGAAATTTCTCATACAGAAAAAATTTGCCGATCCACTCCATTTTCCGGACCTGTCCCTTACGGTGATAAAACTTATGGGGGCTGGTGAGTACATGATGCTCGAACCGGGTGCCACACCGGCCGGTCATTTCGCCCTTGCGATTGTCGATTACACCCATGCAACGGCACCGAACCGGCGCTACGTGGATATCATCAACCAGCGCCAGGTAAAAGCAATCCTGATGGGAAAACCCGGCCCTTATTCCTCCACAGAACTCTTCGACCGGGCCATATGGCTGACCGACCGGGAGAAAGCCTCAAAGAAGGTCAAACGATTTATGCGAAAGTCCGCTGCTGCCGTGCTGCTCGAAGACAGCATCGGTAAAACCTTCGACGCTCTTGTGACCGGGGCTGCAGACAAGGGGACCTACGTGAGGCTTCTTGTGCCTCCTGCCGAAGGCCGGGTCATGAAAGGAGAGCACGGCCTCCAGGTTGGCCAGAAAGTACGGGTACGGCTTATAAAAACGGATCCTTACAACGGATTCATCGATTTCGAGTGCATCAGCCGGGAAAAAATGATCTGA
- a CDS encoding STAS/SEC14 domain-containing protein, with amino-acid sequence MIEKLPESSGNILGFRIWGKLTEADYREHLDPEIEKALKEYPKMRIVWVMEDFKGWTVGGAWEDFLLGTKFSAFEKMAMVIDESWDEWMTPLFKAFSTLIRIELRFFRKERLAEAWEWIRE; translated from the coding sequence ATGATTGAAAAACTGCCGGAGAGCTCAGGGAATATCCTCGGATTCAGGATCTGGGGGAAGCTGACCGAAGCCGATTACCGCGAACATCTTGATCCCGAGATAGAGAAGGCCTTGAAGGAATACCCGAAGATGAGGATCGTGTGGGTCATGGAGGATTTCAAAGGATGGACTGTCGGAGGAGCATGGGAAGATTTCCTCCTCGGGACGAAGTTCTCGGCATTCGAGAAGATGGCAATGGTTATCGACGAAAGCTGGGACGAATGGATGACCCCGCTGTTCAAGGCTTTCAGTACCCTGATCAGGATCGAACTCCGGTTTTTCAGAAAGGAGCGACTGGCCGAAGCCTGGGAATGGATACGGGAGTAA
- a CDS encoding plasma-membrane proton-efflux P-type ATPase — MELVWQEYQRSLPMTENATPPDPAAESPAAAPGPATGLTRAEVTRLRNQFGFNDIPEEKKHPLLKFLGYFWGPIPWMIETAAILSAVISHWDDFAIILLLLVTNAVVGFFQERKAENAIELLKKQLAPGARVLRDGTWMEIPARELVPGDLVHIRLGDIVPADAILGEGKYLLVDESALTGESLPVEKKTGDTVYSGSIARQGEMDASVRTIGGNTFFGKTARLVQTKPPRSHFQAAVERIGNYLIILAIVLVGIVVVVALLRSASLLNTLQFALILVVAAIPAALPAVMTVTLAVGAVALAKKEAIVSRLSAIEEMAGMDILCSDKTGTITQNSISIGEIRTFPGIPEQDVIATAALASKRESNDPIDTAIFSRYDQSASGPGTAGTETLDFVPFDPVAKFSKATVRDHSGSTFDVAKGAPQAITSLTGTNGNLSSTLDGWVTGFAEKGFRALGVARTDSSGKWQYLGLIGLFDPPREDSAATIAEAKKLGVNVKMVTGDHIAIAKEIAGQVGLGQNIIPRTTLIGGDGENVRKQLEASDGFAQVLPEDKFQIVKVLQEGDHIIGMTGDGVNDAPALREADAGIAVAGATDAAKSAADIVLTRPGLSVIIDAIERSREIFRRMENYAVYRIAETVRVLIFLTLCIVLLNFYPVTALMIVVLAILNDLPIMMIAFDNAPVAPKPVRWQMNRILTLATILGIFGVISSFILLWLAREYFHLDAGVIQTLIFLKLAVAGHMTIYLARTGQQHFWERPFPSLPLFGTAEITQVAATLIAIYGVFMTPLGWTLALIVWGYALVAFVISDQIKVRLFRKIHPYS; from the coding sequence ATGGAACTGGTCTGGCAGGAATACCAGAGATCATTACCTATGACAGAGAATGCGACACCCCCGGACCCGGCCGCAGAATCGCCCGCAGCGGCCCCGGGCCCTGCAACCGGTCTGACCCGTGCTGAAGTAACCCGCCTCCGGAACCAGTTCGGCTTCAACGACATCCCCGAAGAAAAGAAACATCCTCTGCTCAAATTCCTTGGTTACTTCTGGGGTCCGATCCCGTGGATGATCGAGACCGCTGCAATTCTTTCGGCAGTTATTTCGCACTGGGATGATTTTGCCATCATCCTCCTGCTGCTTGTCACCAATGCGGTTGTCGGATTTTTCCAGGAGCGTAAAGCGGAAAATGCCATCGAACTTTTAAAAAAGCAGCTCGCCCCGGGAGCCCGTGTGTTACGGGACGGGACGTGGATGGAGATCCCGGCCCGTGAACTCGTGCCCGGCGATCTCGTACATATCCGTCTCGGGGATATTGTACCGGCAGATGCCATCCTTGGCGAAGGGAAATATCTCCTCGTTGATGAATCGGCCCTGACCGGCGAATCCCTGCCGGTAGAAAAGAAAACGGGTGATACGGTGTACTCCGGTTCCATTGCACGCCAGGGCGAGATGGATGCGAGTGTCAGGACCATCGGGGGAAATACGTTTTTTGGGAAGACCGCCCGGCTTGTCCAGACAAAACCCCCGCGAAGTCATTTCCAGGCTGCCGTCGAGCGGATCGGGAACTATCTCATAATCCTTGCAATTGTTCTGGTAGGCATCGTTGTCGTTGTCGCCCTCCTGCGATCTGCCTCCCTCCTCAACACTCTCCAGTTTGCCCTCATCCTTGTAGTAGCTGCAATTCCCGCGGCGCTTCCGGCGGTAATGACCGTAACGCTTGCCGTTGGTGCCGTGGCCCTTGCAAAAAAAGAGGCGATTGTCAGCCGGCTCTCCGCAATCGAAGAGATGGCCGGCATGGACATTCTCTGTTCCGACAAGACCGGGACCATTACGCAGAATTCCATCAGCATTGGCGAGATCCGGACATTCCCCGGAATTCCGGAGCAGGACGTAATTGCCACAGCGGCACTGGCTTCGAAAAGAGAGAGCAATGATCCCATTGATACCGCGATCTTCTCACGGTACGATCAGTCCGCGTCCGGGCCGGGTACCGCCGGCACGGAAACACTGGATTTTGTGCCTTTCGATCCGGTAGCCAAATTCTCCAAAGCCACGGTCCGGGACCATTCGGGCAGCACGTTTGATGTGGCCAAAGGGGCTCCGCAGGCAATCACTTCTCTTACAGGGACCAACGGAAATCTCTCCTCCACCCTTGACGGGTGGGTAACAGGCTTTGCGGAAAAAGGATTCCGTGCGCTCGGGGTAGCGCGAACCGACAGTTCCGGGAAATGGCAGTATCTTGGCCTGATAGGTCTGTTCGATCCACCCCGGGAGGATTCTGCTGCGACTATCGCGGAAGCAAAAAAACTTGGCGTGAATGTGAAAATGGTGACCGGGGATCACATCGCCATTGCAAAAGAGATAGCCGGGCAGGTGGGCCTTGGCCAGAATATTATTCCCCGTACTACCCTGATTGGCGGTGATGGTGAAAATGTGCGGAAACAGCTGGAGGCTTCCGACGGATTTGCCCAGGTACTTCCGGAAGACAAGTTCCAGATCGTGAAAGTCCTGCAGGAAGGCGATCATATCATCGGTATGACCGGGGATGGCGTGAATGATGCGCCGGCGCTCCGGGAGGCGGATGCCGGCATTGCTGTTGCCGGCGCAACCGATGCCGCAAAATCTGCTGCGGATATTGTCTTGACCAGACCCGGTCTCTCGGTCATCATCGATGCAATCGAGCGGAGCCGGGAGATATTCCGGCGGATGGAAAATTATGCCGTGTACCGTATCGCTGAGACCGTGAGGGTATTGATTTTCCTGACCCTCTGCATTGTCCTTTTAAATTTCTACCCGGTTACCGCACTCATGATCGTTGTGCTGGCTATCCTCAACGATCTTCCGATCATGATGATCGCGTTTGACAACGCACCGGTTGCACCAAAGCCCGTGCGCTGGCAGATGAACCGCATCCTCACGCTCGCAACGATTCTCGGGATTTTCGGGGTCATCTCCAGTTTTATCCTCCTCTGGCTGGCAAGGGAATATTTCCATCTCGATGCCGGGGTCATACAGACGCTCATCTTCCTCAAGCTTGCCGTTGCCGGTCACATGACCATTTACCTTGCCCGCACCGGACAGCAGCATTTCTGGGAACGCCCGTTCCCGTCGCTTCCCCTTTTTGGCACCGCAGAAATTACCCAGGTGGCAGCGACCCTCATCGCGATCTATGGTGTTTTCATGACCCCCCTCGGGTGGACACTGGCCCTTATTGTCTGGGGGTATGCACTGGTGGCGTTCGTGATCAGTGACCAGATCAAGGTGCGGTTGTTTCGGAAGATCCACCCTTATTCATGA
- the ppsA gene encoding phosphoenolpyruvate synthase translates to MSSAKYIKWFEEIRNEDVASVGGKNASLGEMYQDLTKEGVKIPNGFAITADAYRHVVNTDGVSDKIKAAMAGLDKARLEDLAMRGKEARDLIVGVGIPDDLWTEIKSAYDKLCGEYGHDTDVAVRSSATAEDLPTASFAGQQETYLNIRGYQSLREACSKCFASLFTDRAISYRIDQKFDHFKVALSIGVMKMVRSDLASSGVIFTLDTETGFRDVVFITGSYGLGENIVQGAVNPDEFYVFKPTARAGHKAIVRKNLGDKKIKMIYGQGTSKVLTRNVEVPESDSRRFCITDDEILVLARYALRIEDHYSQKTHEPVPMDIEWAKDGITGELFIVQARPETVHSQDAKDILQTYYLEQRGPVLAKGKSVGEKIASGRARVIADVSRLHEFMPGEILVSDTTNPDWEPVMKTAAAIVTNRGGRTCHAAIVSRELGVPAVVGTNDATEKIRTGQDVTVNCAEGDEGVVYEGILPFHVEKISLTGLRRPKTKIMMNLGEPDQAFAFSMIPNDGIGLARMEFVINNYIKIHPMALVHPEKVTDENVKAQIGELTYGAENPEEYFVGKLAQGIGTIAAAFYPKPVVVRMSDFKTNEYANLLGGSYFEPREDNPMLGFRGASRYYDEKYREGFALECRAMKRVREEMGLSNLIIMIPFCRRVDEAGKVLAEMAKNGLVRGENGLNVYVMCEIPNNILLVDEFSRLFDGFSIGSNDLTQLTLGVDRDSGLVAHDFDERDPGVMKFVSMAIQGAHRNGRHSGLCGQAPSDYPEFAEFLVREGIDSISLNPDSVMKITLKVVEMEERLEKERIK, encoded by the coding sequence ATGAGTTCTGCAAAATACATAAAGTGGTTTGAAGAGATCAGAAACGAGGATGTCGCCAGTGTCGGGGGGAAGAACGCTTCCCTTGGCGAGATGTACCAGGACCTGACAAAAGAAGGCGTGAAAATTCCCAACGGGTTTGCAATAACCGCCGATGCGTACCGCCACGTGGTGAATACTGACGGAGTCTCCGATAAAATCAAAGCTGCCATGGCAGGGCTTGACAAGGCCCGGCTTGAAGATCTGGCGATGCGGGGGAAAGAAGCACGGGATCTTATTGTGGGTGTCGGGATACCTGATGATCTCTGGACCGAGATAAAGAGTGCCTACGATAAACTGTGTGGGGAATACGGGCACGATACCGATGTTGCGGTCAGGAGCTCGGCTACCGCAGAAGATCTCCCCACCGCGTCGTTCGCCGGCCAGCAGGAGACCTACCTGAATATCCGTGGGTACCAGTCGCTCCGTGAGGCCTGCAGTAAATGCTTTGCCTCCCTGTTCACCGACCGGGCGATTTCCTACCGGATCGACCAGAAGTTCGATCACTTCAAGGTTGCCCTCTCAATCGGGGTCATGAAGATGGTCCGCTCCGACCTGGCTTCGAGCGGAGTGATCTTCACGCTCGACACCGAGACCGGGTTCCGGGACGTAGTCTTCATAACCGGCTCGTACGGTCTTGGCGAGAACATTGTGCAGGGAGCGGTCAACCCAGATGAGTTCTATGTCTTTAAGCCGACGGCACGGGCCGGTCACAAGGCCATTGTCAGGAAAAACCTTGGCGATAAGAAGATCAAGATGATCTACGGGCAGGGAACCTCGAAGGTCCTCACGAGGAACGTGGAAGTCCCCGAATCGGACAGCCGGCGTTTCTGTATCACGGACGACGAGATCCTCGTGCTGGCGCGGTATGCTCTCCGGATCGAGGACCACTATTCGCAGAAGACACACGAGCCTGTCCCGATGGATATCGAATGGGCAAAGGACGGGATCACCGGAGAATTGTTCATCGTGCAAGCACGTCCTGAAACCGTCCACTCCCAGGATGCCAAAGATATCCTCCAGACCTATTATCTTGAACAACGGGGCCCGGTGCTTGCGAAGGGAAAAAGTGTGGGTGAGAAGATCGCATCCGGCAGGGCCCGGGTGATTGCCGATGTGAGCCGCCTCCACGAGTTCATGCCCGGGGAGATCTTGGTCTCGGATACAACGAACCCGGACTGGGAACCGGTTATGAAGACCGCTGCCGCGATCGTTACCAACCGGGGCGGGCGGACCTGCCATGCAGCAATTGTCAGCAGGGAGCTCGGCGTTCCGGCAGTGGTCGGGACCAATGATGCTACGGAAAAGATCAGGACCGGACAGGACGTGACGGTCAACTGTGCCGAGGGCGATGAAGGTGTTGTGTACGAAGGCATCCTGCCGTTCCACGTCGAAAAAATCTCCTTGACTGGTCTCAGGCGTCCGAAAACAAAAATTATGATGAACCTCGGGGAGCCGGACCAGGCTTTCGCGTTCTCGATGATCCCGAACGATGGCATCGGACTTGCCCGGATGGAATTTGTGATCAACAATTATATCAAAATCCACCCGATGGCGCTTGTCCACCCGGAAAAAGTCACCGATGAGAACGTGAAGGCACAGATCGGGGAACTCACGTATGGGGCCGAAAACCCGGAAGAATATTTTGTCGGGAAACTTGCGCAGGGGATCGGGACGATCGCGGCTGCTTTTTACCCAAAGCCGGTTGTTGTCCGGATGAGTGACTTCAAAACCAACGAATACGCGAACCTGCTTGGCGGGAGTTATTTCGAGCCACGGGAGGACAACCCGATGCTCGGTTTCCGCGGTGCGTCGCGGTACTATGACGAGAAATACCGGGAGGGTTTTGCGCTTGAATGCCGTGCAATGAAGCGGGTACGGGAGGAGATGGGGCTTTCGAACCTGATCATCATGATTCCGTTCTGCCGGCGGGTAGACGAGGCTGGAAAAGTACTGGCCGAGATGGCGAAGAACGGGCTCGTGCGGGGGGAGAACGGGCTCAATGTGTATGTCATGTGCGAGATCCCGAACAACATCCTCCTCGTCGATGAATTCAGCAGGTTGTTTGACGGGTTCTCTATCGGGTCGAATGACCTGACCCAGCTGACACTCGGGGTAGATCGTGACTCCGGGCTGGTTGCGCACGATTTTGATGAGCGGGATCCCGGCGTGATGAAATTCGTATCCATGGCGATACAGGGTGCACACCGGAACGGGCGTCATTCCGGGCTCTGCGGACAGGCGCCGAGCGACTACCCGGAGTTCGCCGAGTTCCTGGTCAGGGAGGGTATCGATTCCATATCCCTCAACCCGGATTCCGTGATGAAGATCACCCTGAAAGTAGTTGAGATGGAAGAACGCCTGGAAAAAGAAAGAATAAAATAA